In Thiovibrio frasassiensis, one DNA window encodes the following:
- a CDS encoding FumA C-terminus/TtdB family hydratase beta subunit, translated as MSLLASEPAFFDNQLEVSLPFTPEALASLKAGQLVSLSGTLYTGRDQTHRRLCALLDEGKELPVDLAGQLLYYVGPSPARPGRVIGAAGPTTSYRMDSYTPRLLALGLAATMGKGARSAEVRQAMLAHGAVYLAAIGGAGAFLSKCIKKAELVAFADAGPEALFRFEVEKFPAVVINDLEGRDYYALVAAGNKKGEG; from the coding sequence ATGTCGTTATTGGCAAGCGAACCTGCTTTTTTTGACAACCAGCTCGAGGTATCCTTGCCTTTTACTCCGGAGGCGCTGGCCTCGCTCAAGGCCGGTCAGCTGGTCAGCCTGAGCGGAACCCTGTACACCGGCCGGGATCAGACCCACCGGAGGCTGTGCGCCTTGCTGGATGAGGGGAAGGAGCTGCCGGTGGATCTTGCTGGCCAGCTGCTTTACTATGTCGGGCCGAGTCCTGCCCGGCCGGGTCGGGTAATCGGCGCGGCCGGCCCCACCACCAGCTATCGGATGGACAGCTACACTCCGCGTCTGCTGGCCCTCGGGCTTGCCGCAACCATGGGCAAGGGAGCCCGTTCCGCCGAGGTACGTCAAGCCATGCTTGCCCATGGCGCTGTCTATCTCGCCGCCATTGGCGGGGCTGGAGCGTTTTTGTCCAAGTGTATTAAGAAAGCCGAACTGGTCGCTTTTGCTGATGCCGGGCCGGAGGCCCTGTTCCGATTCGAGGTGGAAAAATTTCCGGCCGTGGTGATCAATGATCTGGAGGGGCGTGACTATTACGCGCTGGTTGCCGCAGGAAATAAAAAAGGAGAGGGCTGA
- a CDS encoding fumarate hydratase, whose amino-acid sequence MREIDSNEICQGVRDLAIGAAHDLEPDILEALLAARDRETGELAGNILNVLLANANIASRDRIPVCQDTGTGILFLEIGQEVHIRGDLHAALQEGVRLGYEEGYLRKSVCDPLTRLNTGTNTPAVVHLDLVPGDRLTIRFLPKGCGSENMSSLVMLPPAAGTEGVVRHVIERVLAAGSNPCPPMIVGVGLGGSFEKAALLAKKALLRPVGEQSERADVAVLEERILREINGQGQGVHGFGGINTALAVHMETFPCHIASLPVAINIQCHAHRHKELVI is encoded by the coding sequence ATGCGAGAGATTGACAGCAACGAAATTTGCCAGGGCGTCCGCGATCTGGCCATTGGTGCAGCCCATGATTTGGAGCCGGATATCCTGGAGGCCCTGCTCGCTGCGCGGGACCGGGAAACCGGGGAACTGGCCGGGAATATTCTGAACGTTCTCCTTGCCAATGCCAATATCGCCAGCCGGGATAGGATTCCGGTGTGTCAGGATACCGGGACCGGCATCCTTTTTCTTGAGATCGGCCAGGAAGTCCATATCCGAGGCGATCTGCATGCCGCATTGCAAGAGGGGGTGCGGCTCGGCTATGAGGAAGGCTATCTGCGCAAATCGGTCTGCGATCCCTTGACCCGCCTAAATACCGGGACCAATACCCCGGCTGTCGTCCATCTCGACCTTGTTCCGGGCGACCGCCTCACCATCCGTTTTTTGCCCAAGGGGTGCGGCAGTGAGAACATGAGCAGTCTGGTCATGCTGCCTCCTGCTGCCGGGACGGAAGGGGTGGTTCGCCATGTGATCGAGCGGGTTTTGGCCGCAGGCTCCAATCCCTGTCCGCCGATGATTGTCGGGGTCGGGTTGGGTGGTTCTTTTGAAAAGGCGGCCCTGTTGGCCAAGAAGGCCCTACTGCGTCCGGTCGGCGAGCAAAGCGAACGGGCGGATGTGGCCGTGCTTGAAGAGAGGATCCTGCGGGAGATCAATGGTCAGGGGCAGGGGGTGCATGGCTTTGGCGGGATAAACACGGCCCTGGCCGTGCATATGGAAACCTTTCCCTGTCATATCGCCAGCCTGCCGGTGGCAATCAATATCCAGTGCCATGCCCATCGGCATAAGGAACTCGTAATTTAG
- a CDS encoding PilZ domain-containing protein gives MTDSLNRRQSVRVTDRVMLAIHPVSAEKMQGVAKDFQQGISPYNQEGLADIQMFIGAQSALAKLRERDADLADFLQHLDNKMNIMLKQAKGGESPLDALIMRKANISANGIAFYTDSPARLDEIVEIHVVLLPAYTYVYSFGKVIACDPVTAEDESDCKFRVALEFVFLLEEDREKIIQHTFRQQSLALRNRRINP, from the coding sequence ATGACGGATTCTTTAAATCGCAGACAGTCGGTTCGGGTGACGGACAGGGTGATGCTGGCAATTCATCCGGTTTCCGCGGAAAAGATGCAGGGTGTTGCCAAGGATTTTCAGCAGGGGATCTCTCCGTACAATCAGGAAGGGCTGGCCGATATCCAGATGTTCATCGGCGCCCAGAGCGCTCTGGCCAAGCTCCGGGAGCGGGATGCTGATCTGGCTGATTTTTTGCAGCATCTCGATAACAAGATGAACATTATGCTCAAGCAGGCCAAGGGGGGAGAAAGTCCCCTGGATGCCCTGATCATGCGCAAGGCCAATATCAGCGCCAACGGCATTGCCTTTTACACCGATTCTCCGGCCAGGCTGGATGAGATTGTCGAGATCCACGTGGTCCTGCTCCCTGCCTATACCTATGTCTATTCCTTTGGTAAGGTCATTGCCTGCGATCCGGTTACCGCGGAGGACGAGTCGGACTGCAAGTTCCGGGTCGCCCTGGAATTTGTCTTCCTTCTCGAGGAAGACCGGGAAAAAATCATCCAACATACCTTCAGGCAACAGAGCCTGGCGCTGCGTAATCGCCGGATTAACCCCTGA
- the panB gene encoding 3-methyl-2-oxobutanoate hydroxymethyltransferase — MIGKKRTVRDIIDQKGTGDKIVMLTAYDASFGRLLDRSGVEIVLVGDSLGMVLLGYESTVPVTMEEMLHHCRAVKHGVERALLVGDMPFLSYQVDKREAIANAGRFLKEAGCDAVKVEGGLEICETVAAMVRAGIPVMGHIGLTPQTAGALGGYKVQGKDGESARRLLAEAKGLAEAGVFALVLECIPDKLAGAITASIAIPTIGIGAGVQCDGQVLVSHDLLGMFEKFVPSFVKRYADLAPQIAGGINAFRDEVKSGVYPDAEHSFVMQGEVADLLKQDKG, encoded by the coding sequence ATGATCGGAAAAAAACGGACAGTCCGCGACATTATCGACCAGAAAGGGACCGGCGATAAAATTGTCATGCTGACCGCCTACGATGCCAGCTTTGGCCGTCTCCTGGATCGGAGCGGGGTCGAGATCGTCCTGGTCGGCGATTCCCTGGGCATGGTGCTTCTTGGCTACGAATCCACGGTGCCGGTGACCATGGAGGAGATGCTGCACCATTGCCGGGCGGTCAAACATGGGGTGGAGCGGGCGCTTTTGGTCGGGGATATGCCCTTTCTTTCCTATCAGGTTGATAAGCGTGAGGCCATTGCCAACGCGGGCCGTTTTCTGAAGGAGGCTGGGTGTGACGCGGTGAAGGTCGAGGGCGGCCTCGAGATCTGCGAGACCGTGGCGGCCATGGTTCGGGCCGGGATTCCGGTGATGGGCCATATCGGTCTGACCCCGCAGACCGCCGGAGCACTCGGCGGGTATAAGGTGCAGGGCAAGGATGGAGAATCGGCCAGGCGGCTGTTGGCTGAGGCCAAGGGGCTGGCCGAGGCCGGGGTATTCGCCCTTGTCCTGGAATGCATTCCCGATAAGCTGGCCGGCGCCATCACCGCAAGCATCGCTATCCCCACCATCGGCATCGGGGCCGGAGTGCAGTGTGACGGTCAGGTGTTGGTGAGTCATGATCTCTTGGGGATGTTTGAAAAATTCGTGCCCAGTTTTGTGAAGCGGTACGCGGATCTGGCCCCCCAGATTGCCGGAGGGATCAATGCCTTTCGCGATGAGGTCAAGAGCGGCGTCTATCCGGACGCCGAGCACAGCTTTGTCATGCAGGGCGAGGTGGCTGATCTGCTCAAGCAGGACAAGGGGTGA
- the ruvB gene encoding Holliday junction branch migration DNA helicase RuvB: protein MNHEERLVSPVAEQIEPVDHALRPKSLDQYIGQEQLKGNLAIALKAAQARGEALDHVLLHGFPGLGKTTLAYVIANEMGANIRVTSGPVIERAGDLAAILTSLQEGDVLFIDEIHRLNHVVEEILYPAMEDYQLDLVIGQGPGARSVKMDLPRFTLVGATTRTGLLTPPLRDRFGMVLRLDFYTPAELVTIVKRSATLLGVPMDEGGALEIGRRSRGTPRIANRLLKRLRDFAEVKAQGSITAQVANEALNMLGVDQEGLDEMDRRILLTIIDKFQGGPIGLETLATMACEEKTTLEDVYEPFLIQMGLLMRTPRGRMATPAAYAHFDRPFTGRQDVDPCNGEAAPLPF from the coding sequence GTGAATCACGAAGAACGATTGGTGTCTCCGGTGGCCGAGCAGATCGAGCCGGTGGATCACGCGCTGCGGCCCAAGTCGCTTGACCAGTACATCGGCCAGGAGCAGCTGAAGGGCAATCTCGCTATTGCCCTCAAGGCGGCGCAAGCCAGGGGCGAGGCCCTGGACCATGTCCTGCTGCACGGCTTTCCCGGCTTGGGAAAAACCACCCTTGCCTACGTCATTGCCAACGAGATGGGCGCCAACATCCGGGTAACCTCCGGGCCGGTGATCGAGCGGGCCGGGGATCTGGCCGCCATCCTCACCAGTCTCCAGGAAGGCGATGTGCTCTTCATCGATGAGATCCACCGCCTCAACCATGTGGTCGAGGAGATTCTTTATCCGGCCATGGAGGATTACCAGCTGGACCTGGTCATCGGCCAAGGGCCCGGGGCGCGCAGCGTCAAGATGGATCTGCCGCGCTTCACCCTGGTGGGGGCGACGACCCGGACCGGGCTGTTGACCCCGCCCTTGCGGGACCGTTTCGGCATGGTGCTGCGTCTTGATTTTTATACGCCGGCGGAACTGGTGACCATTGTCAAACGGTCGGCCACCCTTCTGGGCGTGCCCATGGACGAGGGCGGGGCCCTGGAAATCGGCCGCCGTTCCCGGGGGACCCCAAGGATAGCCAACCGGCTCCTCAAGCGGTTGCGGGATTTCGCCGAGGTGAAGGCCCAGGGGAGCATCACCGCCCAGGTGGCCAATGAGGCCTTGAATATGCTGGGCGTGGACCAGGAGGGGCTCGACGAGATGGACCGGCGGATTCTCCTGACCATTATCGACAAGTTCCAGGGCGGCCCCATCGGCCTGGAAACCCTGGCGACCATGGCTTGCGAAGAAAAGACCACCCTGGAGGATGTCTATGAGCCTTTTCTTATCCAGATGGGGCTCTTGATGCGGACTCCCCGGGGCAGAATGGCCACCCCGGCGGCGTATGCGCATTTTGACCGACCTTTTACCGGCAGACAGGATGTGGATCCGTGCAACGGCGAGGCTGCCCCTCTCCCTTTTTAG
- the ruvA gene encoding Holliday junction branch migration protein RuvA encodes MIACLRGMLFQKLPESLIIDVGGVGYEVFFPQSGQVRLPGVGEEVFLHIQTVVREDAFNLYGFLEPTEKEMFQLLNTVSGIGPKLAMHILAGISPAEMARAILHDDLARLTRLPGVGKKTAERLCLELKDKVQFVPEALSASSPALTLPGEDQRVHDAISALLNLGYPAARAREALAAVRQQAGAEGFAAMPIEELLRQSLRALV; translated from the coding sequence ATGATTGCCTGCCTGCGAGGAATGCTTTTTCAGAAATTACCCGAATCCCTCATTATCGATGTGGGCGGGGTGGGGTACGAGGTTTTTTTCCCCCAGAGCGGGCAGGTGCGGTTGCCTGGGGTGGGGGAGGAGGTTTTTCTCCATATCCAAACCGTGGTCCGCGAGGACGCCTTCAATCTCTATGGCTTTCTCGAGCCCACGGAAAAGGAGATGTTCCAGTTGCTGAACACCGTTTCCGGCATTGGGCCGAAGCTGGCCATGCATATTCTTGCCGGGATTTCACCGGCGGAGATGGCTCGGGCAATCCTGCACGACGATCTGGCCCGTCTTACCCGGTTGCCGGGCGTGGGCAAGAAAACGGCGGAGCGGCTCTGTTTGGAGCTGAAAGACAAGGTGCAGTTCGTGCCCGAGGCGTTGTCCGCTTCTTCTCCCGCTCTTACGCTGCCAGGAGAAGACCAGCGGGTACACGATGCGATTTCCGCTCTGCTCAATCTCGGTTATCCTGCGGCCCGGGCCAGGGAGGCTCTCGCTGCGGTTCGGCAGCAGGCAGGAGCAGAAGGATTTGCTGCCATGCCGATTGAAGAACTGCTCCGTCAGAGCTTGAGGGCCCTGGTGTGA
- the ruvC gene encoding crossover junction endodeoxyribonuclease RuvC → MSQGKVKAGAETVRILGIDPGSRATGYGVIDQQGNGLTFVTCGVIRTSEKKPFPERLEEIYNGIGEVIGAYKPQLVGVEDIFTAINPRSALKLGHARGVLILAARQHGLLLEEYSPTVVKQAVAGYGQAPKEQVQQMVRVLLKLVASPSHDAADALAVAICRASHSRNLLR, encoded by the coding sequence ATGAGCCAGGGCAAAGTCAAGGCCGGGGCGGAAACCGTCCGGATCCTCGGGATTGATCCCGGCTCCCGCGCCACCGGCTACGGGGTGATCGACCAGCAGGGGAACGGACTGACCTTTGTCACCTGCGGGGTGATCCGGACCTCGGAAAAAAAGCCTTTTCCCGAGCGGCTTGAAGAGATCTACAACGGCATCGGCGAGGTCATCGGTGCCTATAAGCCTCAGCTGGTCGGGGTGGAGGATATCTTTACCGCCATCAATCCCCGCTCGGCTTTAAAGCTTGGCCATGCCCGGGGGGTGCTCATCCTGGCCGCCAGGCAGCATGGCTTGCTGCTGGAGGAATACAGCCCCACGGTGGTGAAGCAGGCGGTGGCCGGGTATGGTCAGGCGCCGAAGGAGCAGGTGCAGCAGATGGTCCGCGTGCTCCTCAAGCTTGTCGCCTCGCCCAGCCATGATGCCGCTGACGCCCTGGCCGTGGCCATTTGCCGTGCCAGTCATAGTCGTAATTTGCTGCGCTAA
- a CDS encoding YebC/PmpR family DNA-binding transcriptional regulator, protein MSGHSKWANTKHRKGAQDAKRGKMFTKLAKEIAVAARMGGGDPEANPRLRAGIVSARAVNMPKDNIDRAIKKGVGGLEGANYEEITYEGYGPGGVAVLVDCLTDNRNRTVGEVRFFFGKSGGNLGETGCVSYMFDKKGSILVEKGAIDEEKLLELALEAGAEDMVDDGEIFQVVTAIEDFNAVREALEKAGVAFVEASLTMIPKNTVEVAEEKTAVSLMKLLDNLEDFDDVQKVHANFDIPDELMEKIS, encoded by the coding sequence ATGTCCGGACATTCAAAATGGGCCAACACCAAGCATCGTAAAGGCGCCCAGGATGCCAAGCGCGGTAAGATGTTCACCAAGCTTGCCAAGGAAATTGCCGTGGCTGCCCGCATGGGCGGCGGTGACCCAGAGGCCAATCCCCGGCTGCGCGCCGGCATTGTCTCGGCCAGAGCCGTGAACATGCCCAAGGACAATATCGATCGGGCCATCAAGAAGGGGGTCGGCGGGTTGGAAGGGGCGAACTACGAGGAGATCACTTACGAAGGCTACGGGCCGGGCGGGGTGGCGGTGCTGGTTGATTGTCTCACCGACAACCGGAACCGGACCGTGGGCGAGGTGCGCTTCTTCTTCGGTAAGTCCGGTGGGAACTTGGGTGAGACGGGGTGTGTGTCCTACATGTTTGACAAAAAAGGCTCCATTTTGGTGGAAAAGGGAGCGATTGACGAGGAAAAGCTTCTGGAGCTGGCTCTTGAGGCCGGAGCCGAGGATATGGTCGATGACGGCGAGATCTTCCAGGTGGTGACCGCGATTGAGGATTTTAACGCGGTGCGGGAGGCGCTGGAGAAAGCCGGAGTTGCTTTTGTCGAGGCCTCCCTCACCATGATTCCCAAGAACACCGTGGAGGTTGCCGAGGAAAAGACCGCCGTCTCGTTGATGAAGCTCCTCGACAACCTGGAGGATTTTGATGACGTGCAGAAGGTGCATGCCAACTTTGATATCCCCGATGAGTTGATGGAAAAAATTTCTTAA
- a CDS encoding RlmE family RNA methyltransferase, with protein MKEVQDHYFKKAKKEGYPARSVYKLDEAQKKHGLLKKGDSVLDLGCQPGSWSMYAAQTVGPQGLVVGVDLNFGQINTKGNSGKFTFLHGDITSPEVLDRVRVICPEFAVIISDMAPRTTGNKWSDQQHSLDLSRKVLEIAQEMLRPGGNFYCKVFEGEDFKEFVDEVRPYFNLTKIVKPKSSRPESREVFVLGMGFKKMQNEE; from the coding sequence GTGAAAGAAGTTCAGGACCATTACTTCAAAAAGGCCAAGAAAGAAGGCTATCCCGCCCGTTCGGTGTACAAGCTGGATGAGGCTCAGAAGAAACACGGGTTGCTGAAAAAAGGCGACTCGGTGCTGGATTTGGGCTGTCAGCCCGGCAGTTGGTCCATGTATGCGGCCCAGACCGTCGGCCCGCAGGGGTTGGTGGTTGGGGTTGACCTCAACTTCGGGCAGATCAACACCAAGGGCAACAGCGGGAAGTTTACCTTTCTCCACGGCGACATCACTTCCCCCGAGGTGCTGGACCGGGTGCGCGTTATCTGTCCGGAGTTTGCCGTGATCATCAGCGACATGGCCCCGCGGACCACCGGCAACAAATGGTCGGATCAGCAGCACTCGCTGGATCTTTCCCGGAAGGTGCTGGAAATAGCCCAGGAGATGCTGCGGCCTGGCGGCAATTTTTATTGCAAGGTGTTTGAGGGCGAGGATTTCAAGGAATTTGTCGATGAGGTGCGCCCCTATTTCAACCTGACCAAGATAGTGAAGCCGAAAAGCTCCCGCCCGGAAAGCCGTGAGGTTTTTGTGCTGGGGATGGGATTTAAGAAAATGCAGAATGAAGAATGA